The following are encoded together in the Candidatus Methylomirabilis oxygeniifera genome:
- a CDS encoding protein of unknown function (Evidence 5 : No homology to any previously reported sequences): MVGTESGSQRGILLDFDHTLFDTDRFFWVDLKAAFGQFGVSDDAWEKSYATIWPSGYSLAKHVEELGRLGAIASASVASAMHATLERTFSNLRPYLFPDVVEFLNAARYRAFDLILLSFGDPAWQTYKVQAAGLIPYFTQIIYTPHEKGKAGMLATLAPAYLELRAIDNNPTDLDAMKTSTPRLQTYLICRVDPSAIEKADPSLRERFREAARYPTIPSRLPHRQCRSLNEVSLS; encoded by the coding sequence ATGGTCGGAACCGAATCCGGCTCGCAGCGAGGAATCCTGTTGGATTTCGATCATACGCTCTTTGATACCGATCGCTTCTTCTGGGTCGATCTGAAGGCCGCCTTCGGTCAATTCGGCGTCTCCGATGACGCCTGGGAGAAGAGCTATGCGACGATCTGGCCATCCGGGTATTCGCTGGCAAAGCATGTGGAGGAACTCGGCAGGCTGGGCGCTATCGCATCCGCCTCCGTGGCCTCTGCAATGCACGCGACCCTCGAACGTACCTTTTCCAACCTGCGTCCGTACCTGTTCCCGGATGTTGTCGAGTTTCTGAATGCGGCGCGTTATCGAGCGTTCGATCTGATCTTACTCTCCTTTGGCGACCCGGCTTGGCAAACCTATAAGGTGCAAGCCGCCGGGCTGATCCCCTACTTCACACAAATCATCTATACACCCCACGAAAAAGGGAAGGCAGGGATGCTCGCTACGCTCGCTCCGGCGTATTTGGAACTTCGTGCGATCGACAATAACCCGACCGACCTTGATGCCATGAAGACGTCGACCCCTCGTCTGCAGACTTATCTGATCTGTCGCGTAGACCCATCCGCAATAGAGAAAGCTGATCCATCGCTTCGGGAACGCTTCCGCGAGGCCGCCAGGTATCCAACCATCCCCTCCCGCTTGCCGCACCGGCAATGCCGGAGCCTGAATGAGGTGTCGCTTTCATGA
- a CDS encoding protein of unknown function (Evidence 5 : No homology to any previously reported sequences): MSLSRLFTQVSTRIAPCHVKHALKHRLGQPADLGILLAGVLRSDQHEIIPEDCHLPMSDFAISFAFASVLYYADLVAASDSGCHVAFTHAASGMT, from the coding sequence GTGTCGTTATCCCGTCTGTTCACCCAAGTCTCTACCCGGATAGCGCCTTGCCACGTCAAACATGCGCTGAAACATCGCCTCGGTCAGCCGGCCGATCTGGGTATTCTGTTGGCTGGGGTGTTACGAAGCGACCAACACGAGATCATTCCTGAAGACTGTCACCTGCCCATGTCAGACTTCGCCATCAGTTTCGCTTTCGCTTCCGTACTCTACTACGCAGACCTGGTTGCGGCAAGCGATTCCGGTTGTCACGTAGCATTTACGCATGCCGCTTCAGGTATGACATAA
- a CDS encoding conserved protein of unknown function (Evidence 4 : Homologs of previously reported genes of unknown function), whose protein sequence is MLKPATKNVRRFVVHEHRATHLHYDFRLEMGGVLRSWAVPRGPSMNPADKRLAMMVADHPVDYIDFEGIIPEGRYGAGPVVVWDEGTYETIESTSPEVQLEEGKFAFILKGRKLKGAFTLARFARGETGQEWLLMKKRDQFTDPAWTLRSELTPTRLRALTVKIPPRETS, encoded by the coding sequence ATGTTGAAGCCGGCTACCAAGAACGTCCGGCGTTTCGTCGTCCACGAGCACAGAGCGACGCACCTGCATTACGATTTCCGGCTTGAGATGGGGGGAGTCCTCAGATCGTGGGCGGTTCCCAGGGGTCCCTCCATGAATCCTGCCGACAAGCGGCTGGCCATGATGGTTGCCGACCATCCGGTGGACTATATCGACTTTGAAGGGATCATTCCGGAAGGCCGCTACGGCGCCGGACCGGTAGTGGTCTGGGACGAGGGCACATACGAGACGATCGAGTCGACCTCACCGGAGGTTCAGCTCGAAGAAGGGAAATTCGCCTTCATTCTCAAGGGGCGAAAGCTGAAGGGGGCCTTTACGCTGGCCCGGTTCGCCAGGGGCGAGACCGGACAGGAATGGCTGCTGATGAAGAAGAGGGATCAGTTTACCGATCCGGCCTGGACGTTGAGGAGCGAGCTGACGCCGACTCGCCTCAGGGCGCTCACGGTGAAGATACCGCCGCGCGAAACCTCGTAG
- a CDS encoding exported protein of unknown function (Evidence 5 : No homology to any previously reported sequences), whose product MTFSSRERRFLVGGGAALVAFLIISYAIIPAISNQVAVRNDYQEKLQAFERFQLVVDGKRRYEKKFAETEGLYKQLQQRLLPGEKLTLAAADLQTMLHKMAGESGVTIVSESIHAPSKAEGFTRVAVELSLNADLKKLRDFLYKIESASKLLTVPKLQVNASFPRIGAELQVTVVVSGYTLGLEEKSAGA is encoded by the coding sequence GTGACCTTCTCTTCTCGAGAGCGTCGGTTTCTCGTGGGTGGTGGAGCCGCCTTAGTTGCTTTCCTTATCATTAGTTACGCTATCATCCCAGCCATCTCAAACCAGGTGGCGGTTCGAAACGACTATCAGGAAAAGCTTCAGGCTTTTGAACGCTTCCAACTGGTAGTGGATGGGAAGAGACGATACGAGAAGAAATTCGCCGAGACGGAAGGGTTGTACAAGCAACTGCAACAACGACTGTTGCCAGGAGAGAAGTTGACGCTAGCAGCGGCCGATCTTCAGACCATGTTGCACAAAATGGCCGGAGAGAGCGGAGTGACCATCGTTAGCGAGAGTATCCATGCGCCAAGCAAGGCGGAGGGATTTACGCGGGTCGCTGTGGAACTTTCTCTGAACGCCGACTTGAAGAAACTCCGTGATTTCCTGTACAAGATCGAGAGTGCTTCAAAGCTGCTTACCGTTCCCAAGCTCCAGGTCAACGCCTCTTTTCCAAGGATTGGCGCCGAGTTGCAGGTAACCGTTGTAGTTAGCGGCTATACCCTTGGACTGGAGGAAAAAAGCGCCGGTGCGTAA
- the hao gene encoding Similar to hydroxylamine oxidoreductase hao yields MQEKPGHVVMRHSNRRWKWRLVLAVAALLAAALPWGSAVAADRPYLSHGAGAYRDQWQAPSVYQWLDPNLFTSNNPIQGVFNGEACVACHAGVTPTIVNDWKISRHAPAKVYCTACHGNDHQKLSMPKPETCEGCHKTQVSQYKEELKAGHPAHARAMDPDVYRNAWQMHKPQAEVVGCAQCHRIGSVGCDSCHTRHKFSAAEARKPSACMSCHSGVDHRDYEVWENSKHGNIWQAETQDTDWTTPLQRGNYRFPTCAYCHMPGGDHNTVRNTVYAGMGTQEVNRGAPEHQAKRDRWIGVCGDCHSSRFARAQLDYMDEAVSVSFKKVREAKRILEDLYKEGIMEPMPQFLAPGWKGGHAAAFGGMNYNVPAIERLFYEMVAFATTNTFKGAAHGSGGAATYTFGAFEADKYLAAIKSEAEKMRRMAKIEQKVGVPYQPSEFWKHGEYTDTLKVIKEPKDER; encoded by the coding sequence ATGCAGGAAAAGCCGGGACACGTTGTCATGAGGCATAGCAATCGAAGGTGGAAATGGCGACTGGTTCTCGCAGTCGCTGCCTTGCTCGCGGCCGCACTACCGTGGGGTTCAGCCGTAGCGGCGGACCGCCCGTATTTGTCGCATGGGGCCGGCGCCTATCGGGATCAGTGGCAAGCACCCTCGGTCTATCAATGGCTCGATCCGAATCTCTTTACCTCCAACAATCCCATTCAGGGGGTCTTCAACGGGGAGGCATGTGTTGCCTGCCATGCCGGGGTTACGCCGACGATCGTCAACGATTGGAAAATCAGCAGACACGCGCCGGCCAAGGTCTACTGTACGGCCTGTCATGGCAACGACCACCAGAAGCTCTCCATGCCGAAACCGGAGACCTGCGAAGGGTGCCACAAGACCCAGGTCTCCCAATATAAGGAGGAGTTGAAAGCCGGCCACCCGGCTCATGCGCGCGCCATGGACCCTGACGTATATCGCAATGCATGGCAGATGCATAAGCCGCAGGCCGAGGTCGTCGGATGCGCCCAGTGCCATCGGATCGGGAGCGTCGGGTGCGATAGCTGCCACACGCGCCATAAATTCTCGGCGGCTGAAGCCCGCAAACCCAGCGCGTGCATGAGCTGTCACAGCGGGGTCGATCATCGGGACTACGAGGTCTGGGAGAACTCCAAGCACGGCAACATCTGGCAGGCTGAGACACAGGACACGGATTGGACCACGCCGCTCCAACGCGGTAACTACCGGTTCCCCACCTGCGCCTACTGCCATATGCCCGGAGGCGACCACAACACGGTGCGTAACACTGTCTATGCAGGCATGGGGACACAGGAGGTCAACCGCGGGGCGCCGGAACATCAGGCCAAGCGGGACCGGTGGATCGGAGTATGCGGCGATTGCCACTCCTCCAGATTTGCTCGAGCACAGCTTGATTACATGGATGAAGCCGTCAGCGTCAGCTTCAAGAAGGTGCGGGAGGCAAAACGGATTCTCGAGGATCTGTACAAAGAGGGGATCATGGAACCGATGCCGCAGTTCCTGGCCCCAGGATGGAAGGGCGGGCATGCGGCGGCCTTTGGCGGCATGAACTATAACGTTCCGGCCATCGAGCGGCTCTTTTATGAAATGGTCGCCTTTGCCACCACTAATACGTTTAAAGGGGCGGCGCACGGCTCAGGCGGCGCCGCCACGTATACCTTCGGCGCCTTCGAGGCCGACAAGTACCTGGCCGCCATCAAGAGCGAGGCCGAGAAGATGCGGCGGATGGCCAAAATCGAACAGAAGGTCGGCGTGCCGTATCAACCGTCAGAGTTCTGGAAGCACGGCGAGTACACCGATACCCTCAAGGTTATCAAGGAACCGAAAGATGAGCGCTGA
- a CDS encoding putative GHMP kinase (Evidence 3 : Function proposed based on presence of conserved amino acid motif, structural feature or limited homology) — MTELIVATAPTRIDFAGGTLDIPPLHLFHQPAITVNVAIDLVAQVTMTRRPGRAIRLTAADQRRQLTWSSRDKIAWTRQPFLEMLARLVRSLAPDTGLEIRTDCQAPAGAGTGGSSALAVATAAALSAAAGRPLNRNTLIEHAKAIETQAIRVPTGYQDYYAAAYGGASSIEFGLTGIRRTAIAKKPFLAQLERHLLLLYLGKPRFSGANNWDLFKRHIEGDRKTFAFFDALQDNALAMRNAFLQEDLAGIARLLNRDWETRRRALPTMSSPTIDRLIHSMKRAGAFGARVCGAGGGGCLALIIRPQARTTLIAMAEAAGAKGLPSVINTRGLVVHRSQI; from the coding sequence ATGACCGAACTGATCGTCGCTACGGCGCCTACACGCATCGACTTTGCCGGTGGGACGCTCGATATCCCACCGCTTCACCTCTTCCACCAACCGGCGATCACCGTGAATGTCGCGATCGATCTTGTCGCCCAGGTGACTATGACGAGGCGGCCGGGACGCGCAATCAGACTGACGGCAGCCGATCAACGGCGGCAACTGACCTGGTCATCGCGCGACAAGATCGCCTGGACGCGCCAGCCGTTTCTGGAGATGCTGGCCAGGCTGGTCCGGTCACTCGCACCCGATACCGGTCTGGAAATCCGAACCGACTGCCAGGCGCCGGCCGGCGCGGGGACCGGCGGCTCTTCGGCGCTGGCGGTCGCAACGGCAGCGGCCCTGTCGGCGGCCGCAGGCCGGCCGCTCAACCGTAACACGCTGATTGAGCACGCAAAGGCGATCGAGACCCAGGCCATTCGTGTCCCCACTGGCTATCAGGATTACTACGCCGCCGCCTATGGCGGCGCCAGCAGCATCGAATTCGGACTCACCGGTATTCGCCGCACCGCCATCGCAAAGAAGCCGTTTCTGGCGCAGCTTGAGCGGCATCTCCTGCTGCTCTACCTCGGCAAGCCTCGCTTCTCAGGCGCCAACAACTGGGACCTGTTTAAGCGCCACATAGAAGGAGATCGGAAGACTTTCGCCTTCTTCGATGCCTTACAAGACAACGCCCTCGCGATGCGGAATGCCTTCCTCCAAGAGGACCTGGCCGGTATTGCTCGTCTCCTGAACCGTGATTGGGAGACCAGGCGACGGGCGCTCCCTACCATGAGCAGCCCCACCATCGACAGACTGATTCATTCCATGAAGCGGGCAGGTGCCTTCGGGGCCAGGGTCTGCGGTGCGGGCGGCGGAGGCTGCCTCGCTCTCATTATCCGGCCTCAAGCCAGGACGACACTCATCGCCATGGCCGAGGCCGCAGGCGCCAAAGGTCTGCCTTCCGTCATCAATACGCGAGGTCTGGTGGTGCATCGCAGCCAGATATAA
- a CDS encoding exported protein of unknown function (Evidence 5 : No homology to any previously reported sequences) → MVTRRALLIVLTVAVFLPACTALQTFGRSGAEAELAPLKAETIAPTPPPAAPVVAALPARSEKVESKLEAEEAEGGGEDAEESEEAEGGGEDAEESEEAEGGAPSKEIGIQPVPVPSAGMMEGAPVPSAGLGARPGVAGRGVPPQPEAPQYVSLNFDNADLELVLRSIADITRINFIIGPGVKANVTMRTTTRVPSSEVLSIMESVLEVNNLAAVKEGSYYKIVPIAVAQQEPQDVQVGKERIEERERYSTQVVQLDYLSADETSKIVQSLIGKGARMIVHKETNSLIIAGFNSTLKRILETIKALDVPTKRDNIQRIFVYFVENAKAADLANTLNTLYGRRDLVRGAAPGTRPGQTPARPGVSGPSTTTAPPPPAPGPPPAAPVPPTGAEAAPGEVVGEVTIVTDEATNALIIKTSPRNYEIVEATIKQLDIVPKQVLIELMLAQITLSDAFDFSLEQVLRSGTIMLSSVHGGPAAAAIAAFKNPSGVAPPSGFTFTTFVDKEQFRLVLNNLASVTKVEVLANPHLLTANNKEANIQIGQEVPIPTGTQSVGTSDVANVFSTFQRKDIGIILKIKPHVNEKRLVTLDIETENTSVAGEVPDALQGGASFNKTTTKTALVVQDSQSLVIGGIIRTDKSKGYSGIPFLSTIPLLGYLFRNTSEDLIRTELVILITPHVIASPEEGQALTKRFRERVETLERLMQSSPTSPSGLAPKLDDKGKDGLGW, encoded by the coding sequence TTGGTTACCCGAAGAGCTCTTCTTATAGTTTTAACGGTCGCGGTATTCCTTCCCGCTTGTACCGCCCTGCAGACGTTTGGACGTTCCGGGGCTGAAGCGGAACTGGCGCCTTTGAAGGCTGAGACCATAGCGCCAACGCCTCCACCTGCTGCTCCGGTCGTCGCCGCACTGCCTGCGCGTTCGGAAAAGGTTGAGTCGAAGCTGGAAGCGGAAGAGGCCGAAGGCGGCGGAGAAGACGCCGAAGAGAGCGAAGAGGCCGAAGGCGGCGGAGAAGACGCCGAAGAGAGCGAAGAGGCCGAAGGCGGCGCTCCCTCCAAGGAAATAGGGATTCAACCTGTTCCCGTACCATCGGCCGGAATGATGGAAGGCGCGCCTGTCCCTTCGGCGGGATTAGGAGCGCGCCCTGGTGTGGCTGGGAGAGGAGTGCCGCCACAGCCTGAAGCGCCGCAGTACGTCTCATTGAACTTCGACAACGCCGATTTAGAGTTGGTCCTCCGATCCATCGCCGACATTACTCGGATCAATTTTATTATCGGTCCCGGCGTTAAGGCGAATGTGACGATGCGGACGACAACTCGAGTGCCGTCCAGCGAAGTTCTGTCTATCATGGAGTCTGTACTGGAAGTCAATAACCTGGCGGCGGTGAAGGAGGGTTCCTACTACAAGATTGTTCCGATCGCCGTCGCCCAGCAGGAACCGCAGGATGTGCAGGTAGGGAAAGAGCGCATTGAGGAACGTGAGCGGTATTCCACCCAAGTCGTCCAGCTCGACTATCTGTCCGCCGACGAGACCTCAAAGATTGTCCAGTCGTTGATAGGTAAAGGCGCCAGGATGATCGTCCACAAGGAGACCAACTCCCTGATCATCGCCGGCTTCAACTCTACGCTCAAACGGATACTCGAAACGATCAAGGCGCTCGATGTCCCGACCAAACGCGATAATATCCAGCGGATCTTTGTCTACTTTGTCGAGAACGCGAAGGCTGCCGACCTGGCAAATACTCTGAATACGCTGTACGGTCGCCGAGATCTCGTGCGGGGCGCAGCGCCTGGCACTCGACCGGGCCAGACTCCCGCAAGACCCGGCGTGAGCGGACCGTCGACAACCACTGCTCCACCCCCGCCGGCCCCGGGTCCGCCGCCCGCCGCCCCCGTGCCGCCGACCGGTGCCGAGGCAGCGCCTGGAGAAGTCGTAGGCGAGGTGACCATCGTTACAGACGAGGCAACCAATGCGTTGATCATCAAGACCTCGCCGCGCAACTACGAAATCGTCGAGGCCACGATCAAGCAGCTCGATATCGTCCCGAAACAGGTCTTGATCGAGCTGATGCTGGCGCAGATCACGTTGAGCGATGCTTTCGATTTCAGTCTTGAGCAGGTGTTGAGGTCTGGGACAATCATGCTGTCGAGTGTCCACGGCGGTCCCGCGGCCGCAGCGATTGCTGCCTTCAAGAACCCGAGTGGAGTAGCGCCGCCCTCCGGATTTACATTTACGACCTTCGTGGACAAGGAACAGTTCCGCCTGGTGTTGAACAACCTGGCATCTGTGACCAAGGTGGAGGTGTTAGCCAACCCCCACCTGTTGACCGCCAATAACAAGGAGGCCAACATTCAAATCGGCCAGGAGGTGCCGATTCCGACCGGAACACAGAGTGTAGGGACCAGCGATGTCGCCAATGTTTTCAGCACATTTCAGCGCAAGGACATTGGGATTATCCTGAAGATCAAACCACACGTCAATGAGAAACGATTGGTCACCCTGGACATTGAGACAGAAAATACGAGTGTTGCTGGCGAGGTTCCGGATGCTCTTCAGGGCGGTGCCTCTTTCAACAAGACGACTACTAAGACGGCCCTCGTTGTTCAGGACAGTCAGTCACTGGTGATCGGTGGGATCATCCGAACCGACAAGTCGAAAGGCTATAGCGGCATCCCGTTTCTCAGCACGATCCCGCTGCTTGGCTATCTCTTCCGGAACACATCCGAGGATCTGATTCGGACTGAGCTGGTTATCCTGATCACGCCGCACGTCATTGCCTCGCCGGAGGAGGGTCAGGCACTCACGAAGCGGTTCAGGGAGCGTGTTGAAACGCTGGAGCGGCTGATGCAATCGTCGCCGACCTCCCCATCAGGACTTGCGCCGAAGCTGGATGATAAGGGGAAAGATGGTCTTGGATGGTAG
- a CDS encoding exported protein of unknown function (Evidence 5 : No homology to any previously reported sequences): MRNPLRLLNLLLGLIAVLITAALAKTWVAPDVPIQSPVAKRSLQEAEAVAYNSTARPPLAQFDILLERNPFKQPPPMPVQPSSAPPPPPPLPTLVGTILVDHERRAILSDKGKANIYTTGQEVAGGIVTEIKEDRVIFKRGETVREITLKAAIESAAATPANVPAPVAVQSGAPDSGEIERRRQERLEMRQRRAAERATKGEQ; encoded by the coding sequence GTGCGTAACCCCCTTAGACTACTGAACCTCCTTTTAGGTCTCATTGCGGTGCTGATCACGGCGGCTCTCGCGAAGACGTGGGTTGCTCCTGATGTCCCGATTCAAAGCCCGGTTGCCAAACGGTCGTTGCAAGAGGCAGAAGCTGTCGCCTATAACTCGACCGCTCGCCCACCGTTGGCGCAGTTCGATATTCTTTTAGAGAGGAACCCATTCAAACAGCCTCCGCCTATGCCGGTACAACCGTCCAGCGCTCCGCCGCCGCCGCCGCCTCTCCCGACACTAGTCGGCACCATTCTGGTCGACCACGAGCGTCGAGCCATCCTGAGCGATAAAGGAAAAGCGAATATCTATACAACAGGTCAAGAGGTGGCAGGTGGGATCGTTACCGAAATTAAGGAGGATCGAGTTATCTTCAAGCGCGGCGAGACGGTACGTGAGATTACCCTAAAGGCGGCCATTGAGTCTGCTGCCGCGACTCCCGCCAATGTGCCAGCGCCTGTCGCCGTTCAGTCCGGGGCTCCCGACAGCGGAGAGATTGAGAGACGCAGGCAGGAGCGGCTGGAGATGCGTCAGCGAAGAGCGGCGGAGCGAGCAACGAAGGGGGAGCAGTAA
- a CDS encoding exported protein of unknown function (Evidence 5 : No homology to any previously reported sequences) translates to MIRAASVLLLAVMLSVAVPAFAQQAPVPTAVTPTRQAFQTLIPGMTREQVSKLVASQGPMDLKQEVWGRWAPGAKPGHVEILRVHFYENRIYWVEYDVFTETWAREEKGSCSGWMKGPMRRLKESFDIDIR, encoded by the coding sequence ATGATCCGAGCAGCCAGCGTGCTATTGCTGGCAGTGATGTTGAGCGTTGCAGTTCCGGCTTTCGCGCAGCAAGCGCCAGTGCCGACAGCAGTTACGCCAACTCGTCAAGCATTTCAGACGCTCATACCGGGCATGACCCGGGAGCAGGTATCAAAGCTCGTTGCTTCGCAGGGACCGATGGACCTCAAGCAGGAGGTCTGGGGTCGGTGGGCCCCGGGCGCAAAGCCGGGCCATGTGGAGATCCTGCGGGTCCATTTCTACGAAAACCGAATATACTGGGTGGAGTACGATGTCTTTACCGAGACCTGGGCCCGCGAGGAGAAGGGTAGTTGCAGCGGCTGGATGAAAGGACCAATGCGGCGCCTGAAGGAGAGTTTCGATATAGATATAAGATAA
- a CDS encoding protein of unknown function (Evidence 5 : No homology to any previously reported sequences): MKLDELIPRPKVGLGIDIRGGLLCHALLSKAFGRIQLLDWGIETLPAEEKDRLGVLKERLAGLVTRLPKRPTSITLGLPRRLVTMRSVSMPAVGKEEMKGIVDYEIERHVPFPLEEAQYDFQVLTHDAEQATVLLAATRKEEIGRHVALLQEAGITPTALGVSTFASLNALLYNQERGAESLRAVIDLRNGEVELGLANKGILRYTKYFAIGQAAPLDRLVSELSALVGQLEVDGGERAGRISLSGTGAGKGDLLHHLAEQTGLEVEFLHPFRRIKANNVDPQTVHSLGAAVGLGLHGLVPLPIDIDLLPKELAPPRRDPNRAMTFRLLALIIALGLVFLVNGAIRERRDLADLTARLHRVQTEAAKVEQLKGEVGTLANQIATLQTIDQDETRKLDVLRELVQILPKGVVLTLFSVEKREARIGGTIPGSASDLISILEQSPLFENAQFTSPVAQRGAEGQEFQLKALLETRSVPSSERNRGAGAKEKRP, encoded by the coding sequence ATGAAGCTCGATGAGCTGATCCCGAGACCGAAAGTCGGCTTGGGTATCGACATTCGGGGTGGGCTACTGTGTCACGCCTTATTGAGTAAGGCGTTTGGGCGAATTCAGCTCCTCGATTGGGGTATCGAGACGTTACCGGCTGAAGAGAAGGACAGGCTGGGAGTGCTTAAAGAGAGGCTGGCCGGCCTCGTGACTCGGTTACCCAAGCGTCCCACCTCCATAACGCTCGGCCTGCCGCGGCGTCTCGTTACTATGCGCTCGGTCAGCATGCCGGCGGTGGGTAAAGAGGAAATGAAGGGGATCGTGGACTATGAGATTGAACGACATGTTCCGTTCCCCCTTGAGGAGGCGCAGTACGACTTTCAGGTACTGACACACGATGCCGAACAGGCTACTGTCCTGTTGGCCGCAACGAGAAAAGAGGAGATCGGTCGACACGTCGCTCTACTGCAGGAGGCGGGGATCACGCCAACCGCTCTTGGCGTCTCGACGTTCGCGTCACTCAACGCCCTCCTCTATAACCAGGAGCGAGGCGCGGAATCCCTGAGGGCCGTCATTGATCTTCGGAACGGCGAGGTGGAGTTGGGTCTGGCCAACAAGGGGATCCTGCGATATACTAAATACTTTGCTATTGGTCAGGCTGCGCCGCTTGATCGGCTTGTCTCGGAGCTTTCCGCACTGGTCGGCCAGCTTGAAGTGGATGGCGGAGAGCGTGCAGGACGAATTTCTCTCTCTGGGACGGGTGCAGGCAAGGGAGACCTGCTGCATCACCTGGCTGAACAGACCGGTCTTGAGGTAGAGTTCCTCCACCCCTTCCGACGGATTAAGGCCAACAACGTAGATCCGCAGACAGTCCATTCCCTTGGGGCGGCCGTCGGACTTGGACTGCACGGACTTGTCCCGCTCCCGATCGATATCGATCTGCTCCCCAAAGAGTTGGCTCCCCCTCGCCGAGACCCGAACCGCGCTATGACCTTCCGGCTCTTGGCCCTTATTATCGCCCTGGGGTTAGTGTTTCTGGTGAATGGTGCGATTCGAGAGCGCCGAGATCTCGCCGATCTTACCGCCAGACTTCATCGCGTACAGACTGAGGCGGCCAAGGTGGAACAGCTCAAGGGTGAGGTCGGTACGCTTGCAAACCAGATCGCTACCTTGCAGACTATTGATCAGGATGAGACCAGAAAGCTGGACGTGTTGCGCGAACTGGTTCAAATCTTGCCGAAAGGAGTGGTGCTGACACTCTTCTCAGTCGAGAAACGGGAAGCCCGGATCGGCGGCACAATCCCCGGTTCCGCCTCGGATTTGATCTCGATTCTGGAGCAGTCTCCCCTCTTCGAAAACGCCCAATTTACCTCGCCGGTGGCCCAGCGAGGCGCCGAGGGGCAAGAGTTTCAACTGAAGGCGCTCCTTGAGACCAGATCTGTACCGAGCTCTGAGCGCAATCGAGGAGCCGGAGCGAAGGAGAAGCGGCCGTGA